ACCATCATCTAAAACAGCATTCTTTCAACTACTGCGAATGGCCGAAACGGTGAAGTTTGCACGCTATATTCCGCCGGTAGAAGAGAATGAAAGAGCAGTGGAAATTACCAAACAATATATACAACAAGTGGCCGCTGCACAGGCGCATGCTGCTTATCAACCCAAAAAGAAGTGATGCTGTACGAGTGGTTTCAAAATATCACGTTTGCATGGCCGCAGGCATTAGGCCTGTTGCTGGTGTTGCCTATCCTGGCCTACTGGTATTGGAGAAACATTCAGCAGCGCCAGCCTTCTATGCTGGTTACCACTACCAATTTCATTTCTGAAATCCGCAGCTTCAAAACATGGTTCAGGCATTTTCCGTTTGTGCTGCGCTGTATTGCTCTGGCCTGTCTTATTGTAGCCGTTGCTCGCCCACAACATAAGTACACGGAACAACAAACGGAAGGAGAAGGTATCGACATCATTCTCTGCATTGACATAAGCGGGAGTATGAATGAAAAGGATTTTTTGCCTAACAGGTTGGAAGCTTCTAAAGAAGTTGCATTAAATTTTATAAACGAACGCGTAGGCGACAGGATGGGTGTTGTTATTTTCAGCAGGCAGAGCTTTACCTTGTGCCCGCTTACTACCGATAAGAATACTGTTCTTGCCCAGGTAAATAATATTCGCAGTGGTTATTTAGAGGAAGAAGGTACAGCAATAGGCTCCGGCCTTGCTACCAGCGTTGACAGGTTGAAAGATCAAAAGACAAAGAGCAAGATCATTATCTTATTAACCGATGGTGTTGACTACGGAGGTATGATACCTCCCGATATTGCCAAGGAGATGGCTAAGTTGTACGGCATAAAAGTTTATACAATTGGTGTTGGATCAGATAAGGAAGTAGACGAACAGGTGGATACTCCGCAAGGTCGCATGCAGAACAGGAAGAAACTTGAATTCAACGAAACGCTGCTACAGGATATAGCCCGCGAAACAGGAGGACAATATTTTCATGCAGTAGACAAAGAAGGATTGAAGAAGGTATACGCAAGTATCAACCAACTGGAGAAGACAAAGATCCAGGTGACAACTTACGACCGGTATACCGAACAGTTTTTTCCTTTTGTGCTTGCGGCAGTTGTTTTGTTGTTGCTGGAAATGATACTCAGGTATACGATGTTCAGGAGATTTCCATAAGTGAATGCAAAATGTAAAATGTAAAATGAAAAACTGATCAGACAACATCGGATTGGTAAATAGCAATCAAATAATAGTGACTAGTTCCAAATGATCAGCACCAGCAACAAGCAACCAGGAACCAGAAACCAGGAACAAGAAACCATAAACCAAAACCATCCCACACTCAAACCTTCTAATGAAAGCCATTATATACAAATCTACCGGTAGCTGGTACATAGCCAAGGATGAGCAGGGAAACGTATACAATGCACGTATCAAAGGAGTTTTAAAGATTGGCAACATTACATCAACCAATCCTATAGCTGTGGGTGATGAAGTAGAGATGGAGCTGGAAGATGAAAAGGAGAATACCGCCATCATTTCCAACATCAGCGACCGGAGAAACTATGTAGCACGAGTATCGCCACACAACAAAAACCAGCACCACATAATAGCTGCCAACCTCGACCAGAGTTTGTTATTTGCTACGCTTAAAGATCCAAAGACCTCGCAAGGTTTCATCGACCGCTTTCTCATTACTTGTGAAGCTTACCATGTACCTGCTACTATTGTTTTCAATAAAAGCGATGTATACCGCGCTAAGGAGTTGGACAAGTTTGCTGAACTGGAAGAGGTATACCAGTCGATAGGCTACAGGGTAGTGCTGACGAGTGTACTAAAAAACGAAGGGCTGGATGAACTGAAAGAAATACTGCAAGACAAGACCACGCTGCTAAGCGGCCACAGTGGCGTTGGTAAATCATCTCTTATCAATGCTATTTTTCCTGAATTGAAATTGCGTACAGCCAATGTAAGTGGATGGAGTGGTAAGGGTATGCATACTACCACATTTGCCGAAATGTTTGACCTGCCTACAGGCGGCAGTGTGATAGATACACCGGGTATAAGAGAACTGGGACTTGTAGGAATAGAGAAGCATGAACTGTCGCATTATTATCCTGAAATGCGCCGGCGGTTGAACGATTGCCAGTTCAACAATTGCATGCACATCAACGAGCCGGGATGCGGTATAAAAGATGCTGTATCCAACAATGAAATAGCGATAGACAGGTATGCCAGCTACCTCACCATTTTAGATACTATGAACGATAAAAAATACTGACAGAAGGTTAATACAGCCTTTGCTCCAGTAGCCGTGCAAGTTCATTCACCGCATCGTTATGCTTGCTGTCGTCTGAGCAAATGCTCACCCCATTGTAGATGTTGTAGTGTAGTGTAAGCAGGTGACCTTTGTATAAAAACATCCAGTCAACACTGTCGCTGTTATCAAACTTGTTACTGAAGTTTATGGCAAGTTCATCACTTAGCGTATTGGCAATGTTCAGGAACTTCTTCATTCCACAATTATCATCAATAACTGCTTCTAAACTGCCTTGCGCAGTAGTTAACAGGTAACTCATAGTATTGGATTTATGGCAAACAATCAGGCTTCTAAGCCCTGAATTTCTTAGCTTTTTTTGCGGCTTTTAAAGCCTTTGGGTCTCCACTCAATAATCGCTCTGCACCTACATTCTTTCCATTTGTAGGGCAACCTTTACCGGCAGCACATGAAACCAGGCCGCCAGCCATTCCAAGTATTGCCATCGCAACAACAATCTTTTTCATCTGTAAAATTTAGCTCTAAATGTAGGCGATTATCTTTATAATCAACCGGACTGATATTCTAACGGTAGTTATTAAATTTTATTTTCCTGCATCGTTATAATCTTCAAACCACGATGAGTAGGTAACGTAGTTATTTGCTATCCTGTTTATCTCGCCGCTCACTTTTTCCGGCGAAACATCCTTCACCTTCTTAGCCGGCACGCCAGCATAAATACTTCCTTCTTCCACTATGGTACCTTCCAATACTACGGCGCCGGCAGCTATAATGCTGTTGCTGTTCACCACGCACCTGTCCATCACAATGGCTCTCATACCTATCAGCACATTATCGTGTACGGTACATCCATGCACTATAGCGTTGTGCCCAATAGAAACATTGTTGCCAATGTTGGTCGGATGTTTTTGATAAGTACAATGCACCACCGCGCCATCCTGCACATTCACCTTATTTCCCATTTTTATATAATGTACATCGCCACGTATCACTGCATTGAACCAAACACTGCAGTTGTCGCCCATTTCTACATCACCAACAATGGTAGCGTTAGGTGCTACAAAACATTCGCTACCCATCTGCGGCAGCTTGCCATGTACAGGAAGTATAAAAGCCATATTTCACATTTAGCAGGTGAAGTTATTGCCGCCGGTGGATGTAGTAAAAGATTTTTTGGTACCGGCAGAAGTGCTGCTATGTAGCTTCCGTTGCGTCGCACACTTCAGCTGAAAAAGACACTACTGTGCAATTCCTTAACTATACTGTCTTTCCACTTGGTATACAGGCTGGTTTTTCTTTTTAATTTTTCATTTTGCATTTCCCAACCCAGCTACTTTTGCCACCAAAGCAATTTTATGAATACCCGGCAGCTTTTCCTTTCGCACGTAGCACAAACATCACCTGCACCCATAGGTATAGAAATGGTACGCGCCGGCGGCATTCATATGTGGGATGTGAATGACAAGCAATACATCGACCTAATCTCTGGTTTTAGCGTTTGCAATATTGGTCATAGTCATCCTGCTGTGGTAGCAGCCATCAAGCAGCAGGTAGATCAATACATGCACCTGATCGTGTATGGCGAGTTCATCCAATCTCCGCAGGTGCAGTATGCAAAGCTGCTTACGGACAACCTGCCGCCTTCCCTCAATTGCGTCTACTTTACAAATAGCGGTGCAGAGGCTACTGAAGGTGCCATGAAACTGGCCAAACGTGCAACAGGCCGTACCAATATCATTGCCTGCAACC
This region of Aridibaculum aurantiacum genomic DNA includes:
- a CDS encoding vWA domain-containing protein → MLYEWFQNITFAWPQALGLLLVLPILAYWYWRNIQQRQPSMLVTTTNFISEIRSFKTWFRHFPFVLRCIALACLIVAVARPQHKYTEQQTEGEGIDIILCIDISGSMNEKDFLPNRLEASKEVALNFINERVGDRMGVVIFSRQSFTLCPLTTDKNTVLAQVNNIRSGYLEEEGTAIGSGLATSVDRLKDQKTKSKIIILLTDGVDYGGMIPPDIAKEMAKLYGIKVYTIGVGSDKEVDEQVDTPQGRMQNRKKLEFNETLLQDIARETGGQYFHAVDKEGLKKVYASINQLEKTKIQVTTYDRYTEQFFPFVLAAVVLLLLEMILRYTMFRRFP
- the rsgA gene encoding ribosome small subunit-dependent GTPase A yields the protein MKAIIYKSTGSWYIAKDEQGNVYNARIKGVLKIGNITSTNPIAVGDEVEMELEDEKENTAIISNISDRRNYVARVSPHNKNQHHIIAANLDQSLLFATLKDPKTSQGFIDRFLITCEAYHVPATIVFNKSDVYRAKELDKFAELEEVYQSIGYRVVLTSVLKNEGLDELKEILQDKTTLLSGHSGVGKSSLINAIFPELKLRTANVSGWSGKGMHTTTFAEMFDLPTGGSVIDTPGIRELGLVGIEKHELSHYYPEMRRRLNDCQFNNCMHINEPGCGIKDAVSNNEIAIDRYASYLTILDTMNDKKY
- a CDS encoding gamma carbonic anhydrase family protein; translated protein: MAFILPVHGKLPQMGSECFVAPNATIVGDVEMGDNCSVWFNAVIRGDVHYIKMGNKVNVQDGAVVHCTYQKHPTNIGNNVSIGHNAIVHGCTVHDNVLIGMRAIVMDRCVVNSNSIIAAGAVVLEGTIVEEGSIYAGVPAKKVKDVSPEKVSGEINRIANNYVTYSSWFEDYNDAGK